One region of Mucilaginibacter gotjawali genomic DNA includes:
- a CDS encoding dihydrofolate reductase family protein, producing MRKLKLQMQLSVDGFVAGPNGEMDWMSWNWGDDIKQYVTDLTHSIDCILLGGHMPGGFIPYWESVAANPDNPQYAFGKLMTDTPKVVFTKTIEKSEWNNTVLAKGDLIEEVNNLKAQPGKDIITYGGANFASNLIKNNLIDEYHLFINPTIISRGMPIFKYTEQKMNLKLVKAIPFECGIAVLCYQAGN from the coding sequence ATGAGAAAGCTAAAATTACAGATGCAATTATCCGTGGATGGATTTGTTGCCGGCCCGAATGGCGAAATGGACTGGATGAGCTGGAACTGGGGTGATGACATAAAACAATATGTAACCGACCTAACCCATAGTATCGACTGCATTTTACTGGGCGGCCATATGCCGGGTGGTTTTATCCCCTATTGGGAATCGGTAGCGGCAAATCCCGATAACCCGCAATATGCGTTCGGCAAACTAATGACGGATACCCCTAAAGTGGTTTTTACCAAAACGATTGAAAAATCAGAATGGAACAATACGGTTTTGGCCAAGGGCGATCTTATTGAAGAGGTAAATAATTTGAAAGCGCAACCCGGCAAAGACATCATCACCTATGGCGGCGCTAATTTTGCCTCAAATTTGATCAAAAACAATTTGATCGATGAATATCATTTGTTCATTAACCCGACCATCATCAGCAGGGGGATGCCCATCTTTAAATATACAGAACAAAAAATGAATTTAAAGCTGGTAAAAGCCATTCCGTTTGAATGTGGTATAGCGGTGTTATGCTACCAGGCGGGCAATTAA
- a CDS encoding FecR family protein has product MSRIDMEDMLDRYLKGEASPGEVEQVDAWLDQHHAAGSPWQRMDKITRDRWLASLFRDIEAEAGLDNTRVLRMHPGRIWLLSLASVAAVIFIVFTVFLQKPSVKTTSSTANFAVINIPAGQKKQVLLADGSKIEVNSLSVLKYPLKFDAKTREVYLSGEAYFDIQHDASKPFIIHTGKVVTTVLGTAFNIKEDKKEHTIVVTVTRGKVSVANGNQPLGVITPNQQISFNEISLQHSQKNVDAEKAIAWLESNLHFNNVTFADAANQLQQRFKVNISFANDKVKNCRFTGTAIKAEKLDEILNIICMFNNATYKTRPDGSIVIDGPGCN; this is encoded by the coding sequence ATGAGCCGGATTGATATGGAAGATATGTTAGATCGCTACTTAAAAGGAGAGGCCTCGCCTGGGGAAGTGGAGCAGGTGGACGCCTGGCTCGACCAGCACCATGCCGCAGGTTCGCCATGGCAGCGCATGGATAAAATCACCCGTGACCGTTGGCTGGCAAGTTTGTTCAGGGATATTGAAGCAGAAGCAGGCTTAGATAATACCCGTGTGCTACGTATGCATCCCGGCAGGATCTGGCTGCTGAGCTTAGCTTCGGTTGCTGCAGTCATTTTTATTGTTTTTACAGTCTTTCTTCAAAAGCCCTCCGTTAAAACAACTTCGTCAACTGCTAATTTTGCGGTCATTAATATCCCCGCCGGTCAAAAAAAACAAGTGCTTTTGGCTGACGGCAGCAAAATAGAGGTGAACTCATTATCGGTATTGAAATACCCCTTAAAATTTGACGCTAAAACACGGGAGGTATATTTATCAGGCGAAGCCTATTTCGATATTCAGCACGATGCTTCCAAACCGTTCATTATTCACACGGGTAAGGTGGTAACTACCGTGCTGGGCACGGCTTTTAATATCAAAGAAGATAAAAAGGAACACACAATAGTAGTTACGGTAACCCGTGGAAAAGTGAGTGTTGCTAATGGAAATCAACCTTTAGGCGTAATTACCCCAAACCAGCAAATCAGTTTTAATGAAATCAGCCTTCAGCATTCGCAAAAAAATGTTGATGCAGAAAAGGCCATTGCCTGGTTAGAGAGTAACTTGCATTTTAATAACGTAACTTTTGCTGACGCAGCTAACCAGTTGCAGCAACGCTTTAAAGTGAACATCAGCTTTGCCAATGATAAGGTTAAAAACTGCCGTTTTACGGGTACAGCTATAAAAGCTGAAAAGCTGGATGAAATTTTAAATATCATATGCATGTTTAACAACGCTACCTATAAAACCAGGCCCGACGGGAGTATCGTTATTGATGGCCCGGGATGCAATTAG
- a CDS encoding carboxypeptidase-like regulatory domain-containing protein, translating into MNALHRILMEIKRRIYLTALIILSWHCLSFSQTVPLKVQLLNITRLSDSLTRANSSEKLYLQFDKPYYALGDTIWYKTYLVNASSLFPADKSAIVYIDIANDSNKVVKRFSIPLAMGRGWGNIALNETEFIAGTYTMHAYTNWMRNFGDDYFFNRTFYVTGAAEKNWLINKQVSALNDTNKPSVNVKLYFNDQDGTPERNKPLLLNVFARNKHLYKQTLATSANGLLDFNIKIPPGAAGLTITAESANGDKKATIPIGLNRPENTDVQFFPEGGNLVAGLPAQIGFKAIGEDGMGASISGEITGSDQKTVAVFKSLHNGMGSFNLDVKAGESYTAKVLLPGGLNKQYPLPAVKVTGTVLQVINDPLSDSLQVSVKATPDLMQQPHSYFLIGRARGIVCYAAVLTLRDHFVNRNIAKSIFPAGIAHFTLMTAERRPLNERMVFISRSDISIQLQDSKYRYLAGDSVGLKLKVTDETGKPVAGNFSMSVTDDALIKTDTANSENILSGLLLKSDLKGFVEQPGYYLSKTPEAARALDNLLLTQGWIGYDWGKVFDPSVPTYKPEQDFRVTGNVTNVFNGAIKGTHVLLFSKSPGILMDTITDKKGRFVFDRLPKVDTPVFFIKAVNKAGRSFNVGIKVDEIAPPDFATKKASSPAPWYVNSDSTLINYSRKAELKQQQEYYKAAGHLLKEVNIHAKKIIKGSKNLNGPGEADQVFDEKDMEKAGKKTWLDLLTENVKGFREASFKVKVHKQVPAGGGSFLTRDVIIDTFIHDYFVKGKKAVFIIDGIQLDSAISIPTFVDLTNYLNFHNAEDIKGIEVNESGKYSTNYIREFIPDPWTYNPAYLDYAYIEITTRGGNGPFFGNTPGVYLYKPLPLSWPKVFYKPRYTAKDMVNRPEEIRPTIDWEPNVNTNAKGEANIWFYAGDKPSKYTITIEGTDWNGNFGSASFKIKIGGK; encoded by the coding sequence ATGAACGCTTTACACAGGATATTAATGGAAATTAAAAGACGGATTTATTTAACGGCGCTTATTATTTTAAGCTGGCATTGCCTATCTTTTTCGCAAACAGTTCCGTTAAAAGTTCAATTATTAAACATCACCCGGCTGTCTGACAGCCTTACCCGGGCGAACTCATCCGAGAAACTTTACCTGCAATTTGATAAACCTTATTACGCCCTGGGTGATACCATTTGGTACAAAACTTATCTGGTTAATGCTTCGTCGTTATTCCCGGCTGATAAAAGTGCGATCGTGTATATTGATATTGCAAACGATAGCAATAAAGTAGTGAAACGTTTTAGTATCCCGCTGGCCATGGGCCGGGGATGGGGAAATATCGCTCTGAACGAAACAGAATTTATAGCCGGTACTTATACAATGCATGCCTACACCAACTGGATGCGGAATTTTGGCGATGATTACTTTTTTAACAGAACCTTTTACGTTACCGGCGCTGCCGAAAAAAACTGGCTGATCAACAAACAGGTAAGTGCCTTAAATGATACTAATAAGCCCTCTGTTAATGTTAAGTTGTATTTCAACGATCAGGATGGGACGCCTGAACGAAATAAACCTTTGCTTTTAAATGTTTTTGCAAGGAATAAGCATTTGTATAAACAAACGCTGGCAACCAGTGCCAACGGCTTGCTTGATTTTAATATAAAGATCCCGCCTGGCGCTGCCGGCTTAACCATTACTGCCGAAAGCGCCAACGGCGATAAAAAAGCCACCATCCCGATTGGGTTAAACCGCCCGGAAAACACGGATGTCCAATTTTTTCCGGAGGGCGGTAACCTGGTTGCAGGCCTGCCCGCACAAATAGGTTTTAAGGCGATAGGCGAAGACGGTATGGGCGCCAGCATTTCAGGCGAAATTACCGGGAGTGATCAAAAAACGGTAGCCGTATTTAAATCGTTGCACAATGGTATGGGGAGCTTTAACCTGGATGTGAAGGCCGGGGAAAGTTACACCGCAAAAGTGCTCCTGCCTGGCGGATTGAATAAACAATATCCGCTGCCAGCTGTAAAAGTTACGGGCACGGTGTTGCAGGTGATCAACGATCCCCTGAGCGACTCGTTGCAGGTATCAGTAAAAGCCACACCCGATTTAATGCAACAACCGCACAGTTATTTCCTGATAGGCAGAGCCCGGGGAATAGTTTGCTACGCTGCCGTGCTAACCTTACGCGACCATTTTGTGAACAGGAATATTGCAAAATCGATCTTCCCAGCCGGGATAGCCCATTTTACGCTGATGACTGCTGAACGCCGGCCTTTAAATGAACGAATGGTATTTATAAGCCGCAGCGATATCAGTATTCAACTACAGGACAGTAAGTATCGTTATTTAGCCGGCGATAGTGTTGGCTTAAAGCTAAAAGTTACAGATGAAACCGGGAAACCCGTAGCGGGTAATTTTTCAATGTCGGTTACGGATGATGCTTTGATTAAGACCGATACCGCCAACAGTGAAAATATTCTCTCCGGGTTGCTGCTCAAATCGGATTTAAAAGGATTTGTGGAACAGCCGGGCTACTATCTTTCAAAAACACCGGAGGCCGCCAGGGCACTGGATAACCTGTTATTAACCCAGGGATGGATAGGATATGACTGGGGCAAGGTATTTGATCCGTCTGTGCCGACTTATAAGCCCGAGCAGGATTTTAGGGTTACCGGTAACGTAACCAACGTTTTTAACGGCGCCATTAAAGGTACCCATGTCCTGCTGTTTTCAAAATCGCCGGGTATTTTGATGGATACCATCACTGACAAAAAAGGCAGGTTTGTTTTTGACCGGTTGCCAAAAGTGGATACCCCGGTTTTTTTTATCAAAGCTGTAAATAAGGCCGGAAGAAGCTTTAATGTAGGCATAAAGGTAGATGAAATAGCCCCTCCGGACTTTGCAACTAAAAAGGCCTCTTCGCCTGCGCCCTGGTATGTTAACAGCGACTCGACCTTGATCAACTATTCCAGAAAGGCTGAACTGAAACAGCAACAGGAATACTACAAGGCTGCCGGACACCTGTTAAAAGAAGTAAATATCCACGCAAAAAAAATAATAAAGGGCTCAAAAAACCTGAACGGCCCCGGTGAGGCCGACCAGGTTTTTGACGAAAAGGACATGGAAAAGGCCGGAAAGAAAACCTGGCTCGATTTGCTGACAGAAAATGTAAAAGGTTTCAGGGAGGCATCGTTCAAGGTAAAAGTGCATAAACAGGTACCTGCCGGCGGAGGTTCATTCCTTACACGCGATGTCATCATTGATACATTTATTCACGATTATTTTGTGAAAGGTAAAAAGGCAGTATTTATTATTGATGGTATCCAACTGGATTCGGCAATCTCGATCCCAACGTTTGTCGATTTAACAAATTATCTCAATTTTCACAATGCCGAGGATATCAAAGGGATCGAAGTAAATGAGTCCGGCAAGTACAGCACCAATTATATCAGGGAATTTATTCCAGACCCATGGACATACAATCCCGCTTACCTGGACTATGCTTATATTGAGATTACCACGCGCGGCGGCAACGGGCCTTTTTTTGGCAATACCCCCGGCGTGTACCTTTATAAACCATTGCCACTAAGCTGGCCGAAAGTATTTTACAAACCCAGGTATACCGCAAAGGATATGGTTAACCGCCCGGAAGAAATCCGTCCTACTATTGATTGGGAACCCAACGTTAACACCAATGCAAAAGGTGAGGCCAATATTTGGTTTTATGCGGGTGATAAGCCATCAAAATACACCATAACTATTGAAGGCACTGATTGGAATGGGAACTTCGGTTCAGCATCATTCAAAATAAAAATAGGGGGGAAGTGA
- a CDS encoding YitT family protein, whose product MKLKANIESFVLVSLGILSAAMGIKGFLLSTKFIDGGVTGMSMLLAKTTGIPLAILIFLINFPFLILGYRQLGLIFAVKSALAIAGLSFCLAFMYFPDVTHDKGLTSVFGGIFIGIGGGLAIRGGAVLDGTEIAGMLVSKKMQLFKSRDVILVFNLMIFASAVFFLGVEPALYSIITYLGASKMIDFVLNGIEQYTGITVVSSKGDQIRRAISKRGRGVTVYEGKSGYGKDGHINAPRDIVFTVATRLEIPSIKREILDIDPAAFIVQHSIEDTSGGLVKRTGMH is encoded by the coding sequence GTGAAATTAAAGGCGAACATTGAAAGTTTTGTATTGGTTAGTTTAGGCATCCTGTCTGCCGCAATGGGTATAAAAGGGTTCCTGCTCTCCACCAAATTTATCGACGGCGGTGTAACAGGGATGTCCATGCTGTTGGCCAAAACCACCGGCATCCCATTAGCTATCCTTATTTTTTTAATCAATTTCCCCTTTTTAATTTTAGGCTACCGGCAGCTGGGGTTAATTTTTGCGGTAAAAAGCGCGTTGGCCATAGCCGGCCTCTCCTTTTGCCTGGCATTTATGTATTTCCCGGATGTTACCCATGATAAAGGGCTTACTTCAGTATTCGGTGGTATATTTATCGGTATAGGCGGGGGGCTGGCTATCCGGGGCGGCGCAGTGCTTGATGGTACCGAAATTGCCGGTATGCTGGTGAGCAAAAAAATGCAGCTTTTTAAATCGCGGGATGTAATATTGGTTTTCAACCTGATGATATTTGCATCAGCGGTGTTTTTTTTAGGGGTTGAACCCGCCTTGTATTCCATCATTACCTACCTCGGCGCTTCCAAAATGATTGATTTTGTTTTAAACGGCATTGAACAATATACCGGTATCACCGTTGTCTCTTCAAAAGGCGATCAGATCCGCCGGGCAATCTCCAAACGCGGACGCGGCGTTACCGTGTACGAAGGAAAAAGCGGGTATGGTAAAGACGGGCACATCAATGCACCGCGCGATATTGTGTTTACCGTGGCAACCCGGCTGGAGATCCCGTCCATCAAACGGGAGATCCTGGATATTGACCCCGCAGCCTTTATCGTACAGCATAGTATTGAAGACACCAGCGGCGGGCTGGTTAAACGGACGGGGATGCATTAG
- a CDS encoding acyl-ACP desaturase — MKFFEEKRREVMMHIEKFMLEKKDEYLKPIDTIWQPSDFLPDSSRDTFFSEIKELQESAQGLSYDLIAVLVGDTITEEALPTYESWLTMVQGVSRDEDGGWMQWTRHWTGEENRHGDLLNKYLYLSGRVNMRKMEISTQYLIADGFDIGTGHDPYRNFIYTSFQELATNVSHRRVASQAKKDGDTLLSKMCGVIAGDEARHAKAYKYFIEKIFEVDPNETMLAFEDMMRKKIVMPAHFLREVGLKVGQTFGHFTDAAQRLGIYTAIDYVDILKELIADWHIESITELNESGEKARDYVLNLPTRLLRVADRMKNPMLEYKFSWING; from the coding sequence ATGAAATTTTTTGAAGAAAAACGAAGGGAAGTGATGATGCACATCGAAAAATTCATGCTTGAAAAAAAGGATGAATATTTGAAACCCATCGATACTATTTGGCAGCCGTCAGATTTTTTGCCTGATTCGTCCCGCGATACTTTTTTCAGCGAAATTAAAGAACTGCAGGAGAGCGCACAGGGACTCTCATACGATCTGATAGCCGTTTTAGTAGGCGATACGATTACCGAAGAAGCATTGCCAACTTATGAATCATGGTTAACCATGGTGCAGGGGGTATCCCGTGATGAAGATGGTGGCTGGATGCAATGGACCCGTCACTGGACCGGAGAAGAAAACCGACATGGTGATTTGTTGAACAAATACTTATACCTGTCGGGCCGGGTTAACATGCGCAAGATGGAAATATCAACCCAGTATTTAATTGCCGATGGTTTTGATATTGGTACAGGGCACGATCCTTACCGTAACTTTATATACACCTCTTTCCAGGAGTTGGCTACTAATGTGTCGCACCGCCGGGTTGCGTCGCAGGCAAAAAAAGATGGTGATACCTTACTATCAAAAATGTGCGGTGTAATTGCAGGAGACGAAGCCCGTCATGCAAAAGCCTACAAATATTTTATTGAAAAGATTTTTGAAGTCGACCCCAACGAAACGATGCTCGCTTTTGAGGATATGATGCGTAAGAAAATTGTGATGCCGGCACACTTCCTGCGCGAAGTGGGTTTAAAAGTTGGCCAAACCTTCGGCCATTTTACCGATGCGGCACAACGCCTGGGCATTTATACAGCAATTGATTATGTTGACATATTAAAAGAATTGATTGCCGACTGGCATATCGAAAGCATCACTGAGTTAAATGAATCAGGCGAAAAGGCCCGCGATTACGTGCTCAACTTGCCAACCCGCTTATTGCGCGTTGCTGATAGAATGAAAAACCCAATGCTGGAATACAAATTCAGCTGGATAAACGGATAG
- a CDS encoding sensor histidine kinase: MFVQITKEEYLKAISKKAWYQTNNIIWTIIFVYWLFFIVDYIFSPDIWVQFFIIRLITTLIILSLYSLFQRRNYNYRILLHITLFLLSATSAILCNVVDLSHLNVYFLMFSAIFLFFNLQVFWEPFNSVIQAALAFLLLALFFNLFSQYSIDLIIANGGQVFFIIALVSCLVPGARFKVIQRDVRSQLLINKSNEQLKEQYQDINQKNTIIDTQYEELRKLDNQKNSFINIAGHDLKNLVSSIVMSNNMLREEDFRLSPDQLELSGYIAQSAEKMQYLLNKLMDVKEIEAPEMKFNLEVFDINHEASHVFRGLVETAQMKNIHLVDNISSIPIMVNLDRVFAGQVFQNLLSNAIKFSQTNNSIRVVTSIQRQKFVFEIIDEGIPIGIYELDNMFNKLKTLSEASGHVESRLGLGLSIAKLMTQEMGGELSYRSDDNGNYFRVEFQVIN, from the coding sequence ATGTTTGTCCAAATAACAAAAGAAGAGTATTTAAAAGCAATTTCTAAAAAAGCCTGGTATCAGACTAATAATATTATCTGGACGATAATCTTTGTTTACTGGTTATTTTTTATAGTCGACTATATTTTCAGCCCTGATATATGGGTACAGTTTTTCATTATAAGGTTGATCACCACACTTATTATTCTCTCACTTTACAGTCTTTTTCAGCGAAGAAATTATAATTACCGGATCCTGTTACATATTACGCTTTTCCTGTTATCGGCAACATCGGCAATATTGTGCAACGTAGTTGACCTTAGCCACTTAAATGTGTATTTCCTGATGTTTTCAGCCATATTCCTGTTTTTTAACCTCCAGGTATTTTGGGAGCCATTTAACTCGGTTATACAAGCTGCGCTGGCATTTTTACTGCTTGCCTTATTTTTCAATTTATTCAGTCAATATTCCATCGACCTGATCATCGCAAACGGTGGCCAGGTATTCTTCATTATTGCACTGGTATCCTGCCTTGTTCCGGGCGCACGCTTTAAGGTTATTCAACGCGATGTGCGGTCGCAGCTGCTGATCAACAAATCAAACGAACAACTTAAGGAGCAGTACCAGGACATCAACCAAAAAAACACCATTATTGATACGCAATATGAAGAGCTCAGGAAGCTGGATAACCAAAAAAACAGTTTTATAAATATTGCCGGCCACGACCTGAAGAATTTAGTTAGCTCAATAGTAATGAGCAACAATATGCTCAGGGAGGAAGACTTCCGGCTAAGCCCCGATCAGTTAGAACTATCCGGTTATATAGCCCAGTCGGCCGAAAAAATGCAATATCTTTTAAACAAATTAATGGATGTTAAGGAGATAGAAGCACCCGAAATGAAATTTAACCTCGAGGTTTTTGATATCAACCATGAGGCATCACACGTATTCAGGGGTTTAGTGGAAACCGCCCAGATGAAAAACATTCATTTGGTTGATAATATTTCCTCCATTCCTATTATGGTAAATCTTGACCGTGTATTTGCGGGGCAGGTTTTTCAGAATTTACTATCAAACGCAATTAAATTTTCACAAACCAATAACAGTATCCGTGTAGTTACCAGCATTCAGAGGCAGAAATTTGTCTTTGAGATCATTGATGAAGGGATACCTATCGGGATCTATGAACTGGACAACATGTTTAATAAACTAAAAACGCTGAGCGAAGCCTCAGGCCATGTGGAAAGCAGGCTTGGACTAGGGCTATCCATAGCAAAACTAATGACCCAGGAAATGGGTGGTGAGTTATCATACCGGAGTGATGATAACGGAAATTATTTCAGAGTAGAATTTCAAGTAATAAATTAA
- a CDS encoding aldo/keto reductase: MKYKLLGRSGLKVSELCLGTMGFGTEAGWGADKQTSFAIMDAFAEAGGNFIDTANIYKLGTSEKIIGEYLHNHDRDHFVVATKYSLKDNITNPNASGNNRKNMMRSVEDSLKRLKTDFIDLFYLHIWDALTPIDEVLRGMDDLIRQGKINYAAISDTPAWVVAKGNTLAELMGWSQLVALQVEYSLLARTPERELIPMAKHFGMTVTPWAPLGGGALTGKYLRGEQGRIKPESNRRSERAESITKVVVAIADELGVSPGNVALKWTMQQGFSSIPIVGATKLNQLQDNLKTIDVILSDEHLKKLNDASAIELGFPGDFFKEEAVKTNTFGGFYDQVEKRI; the protein is encoded by the coding sequence ATGAAATATAAATTATTAGGCCGGTCGGGCCTTAAAGTTTCAGAATTATGCCTGGGTACCATGGGCTTTGGCACCGAAGCGGGCTGGGGAGCCGATAAGCAAACCAGCTTTGCCATCATGGACGCCTTCGCCGAAGCAGGCGGTAATTTTATTGATACTGCCAACATCTATAAATTAGGTACCAGTGAGAAGATCATCGGCGAATACTTGCATAACCATGACCGCGATCATTTTGTGGTGGCTACCAAATATTCATTAAAAGATAATATCACCAATCCCAATGCATCCGGCAATAACCGTAAAAATATGATGCGCAGCGTAGAAGATAGCCTTAAACGCCTGAAAACTGATTTTATCGACCTGTTTTACCTGCATATATGGGATGCCCTGACACCAATAGACGAAGTTTTGCGGGGGATGGACGACCTCATCAGGCAGGGTAAGATCAACTACGCCGCCATTAGCGACACCCCCGCCTGGGTGGTGGCCAAAGGGAATACCCTGGCCGAACTGATGGGCTGGAGCCAGCTGGTGGCACTGCAGGTGGAATACAGCCTGCTGGCCCGCACCCCTGAACGCGAGCTGATACCAATGGCCAAGCATTTTGGGATGACCGTTACCCCCTGGGCCCCGCTTGGCGGCGGCGCACTCACCGGCAAATACCTGCGTGGTGAACAGGGGCGCATTAAACCCGAAAGTAACCGCCGCAGCGAACGCGCTGAAAGCATTACTAAAGTGGTAGTTGCCATTGCTGATGAACTGGGCGTGTCGCCGGGAAACGTAGCTTTAAAATGGACCATGCAGCAGGGTTTTTCGTCCATCCCTATTGTAGGCGCAACAAAATTAAACCAGTTGCAGGATAACCTTAAAACCATTGATGTAATACTTAGTGATGAACACCTGAAAAAACTAAACGATGCCAGCGCCATTGAACTTGGTTTCCCCGGCGACTTCTTTAAAGAAGAGGCCGTAAAAACCAATACGTTTGGCGGGTTTTATGACCAGGTGGAGAAGAGAATTTGA
- a CDS encoding carboxypeptidase-like regulatory domain-containing protein, with protein MVRPRLIIPIVLAVSFLLFFAVNAKGQSIAIEKVTLGLKDESLETAIKRIEKQTALRFYYRDEDIKPLDHLTLEPATRTIEQTLTALLQNTNLNFKQVDKNILLQRKAREMVYEISGRIVDSIDKKPIPNASIFLSNSTIGVTTGDDGTFKLNVSKSGKYQVIVTVIGYTTYQGMLFMDNRNINVHDIELAPKVIKLSEVKVQADPNWERNYRWFKEEFLGRSGFADKCKIINPEVLELNYDEKAKMLKGSSTDILEIENSALGYKLKYVLSDFTDDRVINKVTYKGQVLFELLAGDKSQRAKWKKNRLKAYNGSIMHFLRSVLYNQLNEEGFVVYQLKRKPLPVPSSPIKYIDSLAQTPLQVNDYIAVSNKKGIYAMAYKDCLYIMYTKLHNYTGNLEDIPAAAQPGYAKTIVTFTAPNIFFDDNGIIVNPESLVYEGYWAKIRVGELLPSDYTPEN; from the coding sequence TTGGTACGCCCCCGGTTAATTATACCTATTGTATTAGCGGTAAGTTTCCTGCTATTTTTTGCTGTAAACGCAAAGGGGCAAAGTATTGCAATTGAAAAGGTAACCCTTGGCCTGAAAGACGAGAGTTTGGAAACAGCGATAAAAAGAATAGAAAAGCAAACAGCTTTACGTTTTTATTACCGCGACGAAGACATCAAACCGCTTGACCATTTGACCCTGGAGCCAGCCACCCGCACCATTGAACAAACCCTTACGGCCCTGTTACAAAACACCAACCTGAATTTTAAACAGGTTGACAAGAATATTTTACTGCAGCGCAAAGCCAGGGAAATGGTTTACGAAATAAGCGGGCGCATAGTGGATAGTATCGATAAAAAACCTATTCCCAATGCGAGTATCTTTCTAAGTAATTCAACCATCGGTGTAACTACTGGTGACGATGGTACTTTTAAGTTAAACGTATCAAAATCGGGAAAGTACCAGGTAATTGTGACGGTAATAGGATACACTACTTACCAGGGAATGCTTTTTATGGATAACCGGAATATCAATGTCCACGATATTGAACTGGCGCCCAAGGTGATTAAACTATCAGAGGTTAAGGTGCAGGCGGACCCAAACTGGGAGAGAAATTACAGGTGGTTTAAAGAAGAATTTTTAGGCAGGTCGGGTTTTGCCGATAAATGCAAAATAATAAATCCGGAGGTGCTGGAGCTGAATTACGATGAAAAAGCCAAAATGCTTAAGGGATCCTCCACTGACATACTTGAAATTGAAAATAGTGCCCTGGGTTATAAATTGAAATATGTTTTAAGCGATTTTACAGATGACCGGGTGATCAATAAAGTTACTTATAAAGGCCAGGTTTTATTTGAACTGCTTGCAGGCGACAAAAGCCAGCGGGCAAAATGGAAAAAAAACAGGTTGAAAGCTTACAACGGTTCAATCATGCATTTTTTACGGTCGGTGTTATATAACCAGTTGAACGAAGAAGGGTTTGTTGTTTACCAGTTAAAAAGAAAGCCGCTGCCTGTGCCGTCCTCTCCTATAAAATACATTGATTCATTGGCACAAACGCCCCTGCAGGTAAATGATTATATAGCGGTTAGCAACAAAAAAGGCATTTACGCCATGGCTTACAAAGACTGCCTTTATATAATGTACACCAAATTACATAACTATACCGGTAACCTGGAGGATATTCCGGCGGCGGCGCAGCCGGGATACGCAAAAACTATTGTAACGTTTACCGCGCCGAATATATTTTTTGATGATAATGGCATCATTGTAAACCCTGAAAGCCTTGTTTACGAAGGCTACTGGGCCAAAATAAGGGTAGGGGAGCTTTTGCCTTCAGATTATACGCCTGAAAACTAA
- a CDS encoding RNA polymerase sigma factor, whose amino-acid sequence MTAYIKFPDEHLVALLKNGDQLAFAEIYRRYGKNLAGFAASKLYDLEDARDLLQEMFVKLWENREQLQITSNLQSYLFAILRHRIIDKIRKNITREDYARALQSLPSFFQAGGDKQLEAKELQQAVRHSLDQLPARVREIYKLSREDGLSNPEIAQKLKLSEQTVKNQLSTALKHLRKSLMRISPIVFICWWLH is encoded by the coding sequence ATGACTGCCTACATTAAATTTCCGGATGAGCACCTGGTTGCCCTGTTAAAAAATGGCGATCAGCTGGCTTTTGCTGAAATTTACCGCCGGTATGGTAAAAACCTTGCAGGTTTTGCTGCATCAAAACTATATGACCTGGAAGATGCCCGCGACCTGCTACAGGAGATGTTTGTGAAGCTTTGGGAAAACAGGGAACAGCTGCAGATTACTTCAAACTTACAATCGTACCTGTTTGCCATTTTGCGCCACCGGATTATTGATAAGATCCGGAAAAACATCACGCGGGAGGACTATGCCCGGGCCTTACAATCATTGCCTTCTTTTTTTCAGGCTGGCGGCGATAAGCAACTGGAAGCAAAAGAGCTGCAGCAGGCCGTCCGGCATTCGCTTGACCAGTTGCCGGCCAGGGTAAGGGAAATTTATAAGTTAAGCCGTGAAGACGGACTGAGTAATCCTGAGATCGCCCAAAAACTTAAACTTTCTGAACAAACTGTAAAAAATCAATTATCCACGGCATTAAAGCATTTGCGGAAATCGCTAATGCGGATAAGCCCCATTGTTTTTATTTGCTGGTGGCTGCATTAA